The following is a genomic window from Sporocytophaga myxococcoides DSM 11118.
TGAAAATACAAAGCCAAATGTAGGGGTTGATATTATTTTATTTGACGGGGAAGATTATGGACAACCTGAATTCTATCAGGGGGATCAACAATACGATTCATGGTGCCTTGGCTCTCAATATTGGGCAAAAAACAAAGGTGATTATACGGCATACTTTGGTATCTTGTTAGACATGGTTGGAGGCAAAGATGCCAAATTTGGAATGGAAGGTACTTCTATGGTTTATGCACCTTCAATTGTTAAAAAAGTATGGGATATTGCAAACAGACTAGGATTTGGAAAACATTTTATTTACCAGGAAACTGCTCAAATAACAGATGACCACCTTTATGTTAACCAGATTGCCAAAATACCAATGATTGATATTATTGAATTTGAAAATTCTGATGGAAATTATTTTGGATCATACTGGCACACTCACAATGACAATATGAGTGTTATTGATAAAAATACATTAAAAGCAGTAGGCCAAACAGTACTCCAGACAGTTTATGAAGAATAATTTAAATTATCTGTGGTACAGTAAACGACTACAGATTCTTTTGAATTCACGTTGAGAATATATTTTGCTCCAAGTATAAAAGCTCTGTTATCTGCTTCATGCCCTGCCGGAAAATTAAAGCCGACAGGGTATGTATATTCTTTAACCGAATCAGCAATGATTTCAAAAGCAGATTTTCCGAAGGGTACCGTGTTATCTGACATATCGCTAAAATGCCCTACAATAAGTCCTTTTAACTTATTTAATTTACCAGCTCTTTTCAACTGAATCATCATCCTGTCTATCCTGTAAAGATTTTCTCCAACATCTTCAAGAAACAGAATTTTGTCCTCTGTTGAAATATCCGATGATGTTCCTATTAGGGAAACAAGTATAGATAAATTCCCTCCCACAATTTGCCCTTCTATATTACCTGTTCGGTTTAACTTGTGATATGGGAACTGAAAAGGATTAAGCTTTCCGAACAAAGTATCTCGAAGTGTTTGAATTGAATGCCGGTTATGATTTTTACCAAAAACTACAGGCATACTTGAATGAATGGACTGAAACCCTATTGAATTAAGATGAGTTAATAAAACTGTGACATCACTAAAGCCTGCTACCCATTTGGAATGAGCTTCAAAACCACTAAAACTTATATCGTCAATTATCCTTGACGTGCCATATCCTCCTCTGGCACAAATAATTGCCTTAACTTCTTTATCATCTAAAAATTCTTGCAAATCTGAAAATCTTGCTTCATCTGTCCCAGCAAACTGATGAAAATGATTATAACAGTTCTTACCAACTTTAACTTTCACCCCCCAGCTTTTAATTATTTCAATACCAGCATTAAGCTCTTCAGGAAGGAAATTTTTAGCAGTAGCTACTACCCCAACAACATCACCAACTTTTAGAAAGTCAGGTTTTTTCATAAAATGATAATAAAATAAATTCGTGAATTGTTTTAATTAATAAGAGAAGGTAAAAGAGAGGAGATATAAAAAAAGCCTCACAAGGAGGCTTTTTCATTCTGATTTACAATAATTATTTCTTTTTTACCGGAGCACCTGATCCTGCAGGTTTATTCTCAGCTGGTTTAGGTTGAGTTGTGCCTGCGCCTGTTCCTGCACCAGCACCAGTCCCGATCCCTGTATTATTATTAGCATCTGTTGCGCCTGGAGCTGGAGGTGTTACTCCTAGTTTCTTAAGTACAAGATCAGAGATATTATCATCTTTGCTTTTTGCGTAAAGGATTATAGCAGATCCTCCATAATCAGCATGGGTACTGAAAATGTAAGAGTAATTGTTCTCCTCAGCTACCTGATCAATAGCCTTTTGAATTTTCTCAAGTACAGGCTCCAATAGGGATACTTGTTTCTTTTGAAGGCTTGTTTGTGCATTTTCCTCAAATTGCTTGATAGAGTTCTGCATATTCATCAATTCTTTCTCCTTATCTTCTTTTATAAGATCTGTAAAAAGATTTGCCTGAACACCTTTTTGGTAATCCTGAAGTTTCTTCTCGTATTCACTATACTTGCTTTGCAACTGAGCCTGAAGTTGTTTTTCATAATCTTTCAACTCAGATTCGATCTTTTTTGCCTCAGGCAACAAGCCTAATATATAATCAAGGTTAGTATAACCCAATTTCAAATTTGATTGTGCACTGGCGAAAAAATTTCCAGCAAAGAATATCAAAAATGCAGTAACGAATAGTTTTGTTTTCATGTCGTAAATATAATAGAAAATTTTATTTAAGGTTATTTTTCCGCGGTGTCGTTAGGATCACCTAAGCCTAATTCTTCAAGGACATAATCAGTATAATCATGAATAGGGTTGGTATATACCATTACCAGATCTCCGGATTTATCAAATATAATCTGAAGGCTTTTAGCTTTGGCAACTTTTTCTACTGCTTCAAACACCTTATCCTGTACTGGCTTCATCAACTCCTGCCTTTTTAAGAATATCATTCCCTCAAAACCGAAAATCTTCTTTTGATATTCTTTAATTGCTTTTTCTCTTCCTGCTAAAGTATCCAGGCGTTCTTTCTTCATATCTTCAGTGAGCAAAATTTCTTCGGCTTTAAAATCCGTTTGCATTTTTTCATACTCCTTTTTCATCTTTTCGATGTCTGCCTGCCACTTGGAAGAGAGCATATTTAGTTCCTTTTCAGCTTTTGCATATTCTGGTAATTTCTTCAGAATATAGTCACTATCAATATACCCGAACTTCTGAGCATTAACGCTAAGCGTAATCAGGCAAAGTAAAAATAGCACTCCTAAAGTTCTCATGTTTTTAGCGGATTTGTTGTCCGATGGTAAAAGTAACTTTACTTCCTTTATTTAATCCTGGGACTGCGTCAAAACCATATCCCCAATCAAGACCAATCATACCAAAAGCTGGCATAAAAATTCTCGTACCAACCCCTGCTGATCTATAAACCTTAAACGGATTAAAGTCCTGGAAATTGTTCCAATTATTCCCACCTTCAAAGAAACCCAGAACAAACACTGAAAGCGCAGGACTTAAATTTACCGGGTATCTGATCTCTGCAACAAACTTGTCAAATATCGTTCCACCTTGCGGAACAGGCTTAATAACATTGTCCTGATAACCTCTTAACCCTATGATATCTGAACCTAACAAGAAATTATATCCTGTAATACCGGAACCTCCCATAATAAACCTTTCAAAAGGTCCTATTCCTGTAGATTTTTTGTAGGAGCCTATAAATCCCAGGTGGGCTCTAAGGTTTAACACGAGGCTTCTTCCACCTGGTTTTCTTGGAGGTACAAGAGGAACAAACCAGGATTGATCTACCATCCATTTATGAAACTCAATCCATCTGTATCTCTCCTGACTGGATAATTTCGGATTTTCGTAATTTACACCGTTAAATAATGAATATGGAGGAGTAGCTGTTATCGTTAAATTAAGATTTGAACCTCCGGTCGGGAATGTAAAATCATTAACACTATTCCTTGAAATAGAAGTAATGAATGAGAAGTTGTTTGCATATCCAGTAGTAAACCCAATTCCTCCGATTCCATAAGCAGAAGAATAATTATCTAAGTCATATTTCACAAAGGAAAGTGAATTACTTAATGAGAAGTAATCATCAGGCCATTTCAATTCTCGGCCCAAGCTCACTGTTGCCGCTGTTACATAAAGGTGTCCGGCATTATATTTTCCAGTGCTGCTGTTATATAGATTTTGAGCTGACCTAGACAAACTGATAGAGAATGATTGAGGTCTTCTTCCTCCTAGCCATGGTTCGGTAAATGAAAGCGAATAAGTCTGATATGCTCTACCATTTGCCTGCAGACGCAAAGCTAACCTTTGTCCGTCTCCCGCAGGAAGTGGACTCCATGTTTTTGGTTTAGATAAATTTCTGGCAGAGAAATTATTAAATACCAGTCCTAAAGTACCTACAAAACCAAAGTAACCTCCCCATCCTCCTGAAAGTTCAATCTGATCACTTGGCTTCTCTTCTACTGTATAATGAATATCAACTGTTCCTTCCTGAGGATTTGGTATCGGATTCACACCAATGGTTTCAGCATTGAAATACCCTAATTGACCTATTTCTCTTTGTGATCTGATAAGGTCTGCCCTACTGAACTTCTGGCCTGGATAAGTTCTGATTTCACGCAATACGACATGATCGTGTGTTTTCGTATTTCCAGACACAGTTACATTTTTTATAGTAGCTTGCGGGCCTTCATAAATACGCATTTCTATGTCTATAGAATCACCATTAATAAGCACTTCAACAGGATCTACACTGAAGAATAAATATCCATCATCCAGATATAATGAACTGATATCAGCTCCGCTTGGATTATAATTTAATCTCTTCTGCAGATTTGCAAGATTGTAAACGTCGCCTTTGTTAATAGCTAATATTCTGCTAAGAGTTTTATCATCATAAATAAAATTTCCTGTCCATGTGATATTTCCAAAATAGTACTTTTTCCCTTCCTCAATATCCATCTTTATATTGACAGATTTATGATTGAGCTTATAGATGGTATCAAATGTTATTTCTGCATCTCTATAACCTTGAGAATTATAATATTCTATTACGTTCGCTTTATCCTGTTCGTATTCTTTTTTAAGAAGTTTAGAAGTTGTGAAAAGCTTATACCAACGCTTTTCTTTTGTCTTCTTCATTTTCTTTTTTAATTTCTGATCCCTAAAAGCTTCATTTCCGTTAATTATAATGTTGCGGATTCTAACTTTGCGTTTTTTGTCTACATTAATTTTTAGAATGATACTGTTAGAAACTACTGTATCTTTAACCTGGGTAATGGTAACCTCTGTATTAAGACACCCTTTATCCAGATAAAAATCCTTAACTTTCTTTTGGGCATTTTTTATCATAGCGTCGTTGACAATTTTGCCT
Proteins encoded in this region:
- a CDS encoding M28 family peptidase; protein product: MKNNFSIAVIAAFSLFILSSCGEDKPKQDKQPQVSKPLVQAPLFNSDSAYKFIEQQVAFGPRVPNTPAHQKCGSFLISKLQTFADTIIVQEFQSKAFDGKMLNLKNIKASFNLKATKRILLTSHWDSRPFADQDSINQKSPILGANDGASGVGVLIEIARLLSENTKPNVGVDIILFDGEDYGQPEFYQGDQQYDSWCLGSQYWAKNKGDYTAYFGILLDMVGGKDAKFGMEGTSMVYAPSIVKKVWDIANRLGFGKHFIYQETAQITDDHLYVNQIAKIPMIDIIEFENSDGNYFGSYWHTHNDNMSVIDKNTLKAVGQTVLQTVYEE
- the bamA gene encoding outer membrane protein assembly factor BamA, producing the protein MKRIFLIALISILFPISVLLAQPIKREYINPSYSNPEQYIIGGITVSGIQFLDPQAVIAITGLKTGDPITIPGEDITNAIKKLWDQGLIGDVEVSVQNVEGRKIYLDFNLKERARLSRFVFKGVKKNDEKDLSDKIGIAKGKIVNDAMIKNAQKKVKDFYLDKGCLNTEVTITQVKDTVVSNSIILKINVDKKRKVRIRNIIINGNEAFRDQKLKKKMKKTKEKRWYKLFTTSKLLKKEYEQDKANVIEYYNSQGYRDAEITFDTIYKLNHKSVNIKMDIEEGKKYYFGNITWTGNFIYDDKTLSRILAINKGDVYNLANLQKRLNYNPSGADISSLYLDDGYLFFSVDPVEVLINGDSIDIEMRIYEGPQATIKNVTVSGNTKTHDHVVLREIRTYPGQKFSRADLIRSQREIGQLGYFNAETIGVNPIPNPQEGTVDIHYTVEEKPSDQIELSGGWGGYFGFVGTLGLVFNNFSARNLSKPKTWSPLPAGDGQRLALRLQANGRAYQTYSLSFTEPWLGGRRPQSFSISLSRSAQNLYNSSTGKYNAGHLYVTAATVSLGRELKWPDDYFSLSNSLSFVKYDLDNYSSAYGIGGIGFTTGYANNFSFITSISRNSVNDFTFPTGGSNLNLTITATPPYSLFNGVNYENPKLSSQERYRWIEFHKWMVDQSWFVPLVPPRKPGGRSLVLNLRAHLGFIGSYKKSTGIGPFERFIMGGSGITGYNFLLGSDIIGLRGYQDNVIKPVPQGGTIFDKFVAEIRYPVNLSPALSVFVLGFFEGGNNWNNFQDFNPFKVYRSAGVGTRIFMPAFGMIGLDWGYGFDAVPGLNKGSKVTFTIGQQIR
- a CDS encoding S66 peptidase family protein, with translation MKKPDFLKVGDVVGVVATAKNFLPEELNAGIEIIKSWGVKVKVGKNCYNHFHQFAGTDEARFSDLQEFLDDKEVKAIICARGGYGTSRIIDDISFSGFEAHSKWVAGFSDVTVLLTHLNSIGFQSIHSSMPVVFGKNHNRHSIQTLRDTLFGKLNPFQFPYHKLNRTGNIEGQIVGGNLSILVSLIGTSSDISTEDKILFLEDVGENLYRIDRMMIQLKRAGKLNKLKGLIVGHFSDMSDNTVPFGKSAFEIIADSVKEYTYPVGFNFPAGHEADNRAFILGAKYILNVNSKESVVVYCTTDNLNYSS
- a CDS encoding OmpH family outer membrane protein translates to MRTLGVLFLLCLITLSVNAQKFGYIDSDYILKKLPEYAKAEKELNMLSSKWQADIEKMKKEYEKMQTDFKAEEILLTEDMKKERLDTLAGREKAIKEYQKKIFGFEGMIFLKRQELMKPVQDKVFEAVEKVAKAKSLQIIFDKSGDLVMVYTNPIHDYTDYVLEELGLGDPNDTAEK
- a CDS encoding OmpH family outer membrane protein yields the protein MKTKLFVTAFLIFFAGNFFASAQSNLKLGYTNLDYILGLLPEAKKIESELKDYEKQLQAQLQSKYSEYEKKLQDYQKGVQANLFTDLIKEDKEKELMNMQNSIKQFEENAQTSLQKKQVSLLEPVLEKIQKAIDQVAEENNYSYIFSTHADYGGSAIILYAKSKDDNISDLVLKKLGVTPPAPGATDANNNTGIGTGAGAGTGAGTTQPKPAENKPAGSGAPVKKK